One genomic segment of Myotis daubentonii chromosome 14, mMyoDau2.1, whole genome shotgun sequence includes these proteins:
- the NME6 gene encoding nucleoside diphosphate kinase 6 has product MTATLRSPPALQLTLALIKPDAVAHPLILEAVHQQILRHRLLIVRRRELVWRRDDCRRFYQEHEGRFFYQRLVEFMASGPIRAYILAHPDAIQLWRTLMGPTRVFRARHVAPDSIRGSFGLTDTRNTTHGSDSVASASREIAAFFPDFSERRWFEEEEPQWRWGPVRYSPERGVHGPAGTGGQDRPDPGLWV; this is encoded by the exons ATGACCGCCACCCTGCGCAGCCCTCCGGCCCTGCAGCTCACCCTGGCCCTCATCAAGCCCGATGCCGTGGCTCACCCGCTGATTCTGGAG GCTGTCCATCAGCAGATTCTGCGCCACCGGCTCCTCATTGTGCGGAGGAGGGAGCTCGTGTGGAGGAGGGACGACTGCCGCAGGTTCTACCAGGAGCACGAAG GGCGCTTCTTCTACCAGCGGCTGGTGGAGTTCATGGCCAG CGGGCCCATCCGAGCCTACATCCTCGCCCACCCGGACGCCATCCAGCTCTGGAGGACGCTGATGGGGCCCACCAGGGTGTTCCGCGCCCGCCACGTGGCCCCCGACTCCATCCGAGGGAGTTTCGGCCTCACCGACACCCGCAACACCACCCATGGCTCCG actCCGTGGCCTCTGCCAGCAGAGAGATTGCAGCTTTCTTCCCCGACTTCAGCGAGCGGCGCTGGTTTGAGGAGGAGGAGCCGCAGTGGCGCTGGGGCCCCGTGCGCTACAGTCCGGAGAGGGGTGTCCACGGCCCAGCGGGCACAGGCGGCCAGGACCGGCCTGACCCCGGCCTGTGGGTCTGA
- the LOC132215905 gene encoding antibacterial peptide PMAP-23-like yields MATQRNSLCWGRWPLLLLLLGLAMPLPPAAARVLSYQEAVRLAVQGFNQRSREASLYRLLQLDPQPQGDLNPDTPKPVTFTLKETVCPRTTQQPPEECDFKENGLVKVCAGTVALDQDTGYYDVRCPEIKDVAIWPLVRGGLILWNNRRPIGRGIEKAGRGIKRIFSKRSAEQEP; encoded by the exons ATGGCGACCCAGAGGAACAGCCTGTGCTGGGGGCGctggccgctgctgctgctgctgctgggcctggccATGCCCCTGCCTCCGGCCGCTGCCCGGGTCCTGAGCTACCAGGAGGCGGTGCGCCTGGCTGTGCAGGGCTTCAACCAGCGCTCCCGGGAGGCCAGCCTCTACCGCCTCCTGCAGCTGGACCCGCAGCCCCAGGGC GACCTGAACCCAGACACCCCGAAGCCGGTGACCTTCACCCTGAAGGAGACCGTGTGCCCCAGGACCACGCAGCAGCCCCCCGAGGAGTGTGACTTCAAGGAGAACGGg CTGGTGAAGGTGTGCGCGGGGACCGTCGCCCTGGACCAGGACACCGGCTACTATGACGTCCGCTGCCCAGAG ATCAAGGATGTCGCAATCTGGCCCTTGGTTAGGGGGGGCCTAATCCTCTGGAACAACAGACGCCCGATTGGGAGAGGGATcgagaaggctggcaggggaatcaAGAGGATTTTCTCTAAACGTTCCGCTGAGCAAGAGCCCTGA
- the LOC132215906 gene encoding cathelicidin antimicrobial peptide-like, with protein MVTQRNSLCWGRWPLLLLLLGLAMPLPPAAARALSYQEAVRLAVQGFNQRSREASLYRLLQLDPQPQGDLNPDTPKPVTFTLKETVCPRTTRQPPEECDFKENGLVKVCAGTVALDQDTGYYDVRCPEIKNVELNAENLGERIKNVKKKLWDKIKSFGRRIKDFFRKPSPEGEP; from the exons ATGGTGACCCAGAGGAACAGCCTGTGCTGGGGGCGctggccgctgctgctgctgctgctgggcctggccATGCCCCTGCCTCCGGCCGCTGCCCGGGCCCTGAGCTACCAGGAGGCGGTGCGCCTGGCTGTGCAGGGCTTCAACCAGCGCTCCCGGGAGGCCAGCCTCTACCGCCTCCTGCAGCTGGACCCGCAGCCCCAGGGC GACCTGAACCCAGACACCCCGAAGCCGGTGACCTTCACCCTGAAGGAGACCGTGTGCCCCAGGACCACGCGGCAGCCCCCCGAGGAGTGTGACTTCAAGGAGAACGGg CTGGTGAAGGTGTGCGCGGGGACCGTCGCCCTGGACCAGGACACCGGCTACTATGACGTCCGCTGCCCAGAG ATCAAGAACGTGGAATTGAATGCTGAGAATCTAGGGGAACGCATCAAGAATGTTAAAAAGAAGCTTTGGGATAAGATCAAGAGTTTTGGCAGGAGAATCAAGGACTTTTTCCGAAAACCCTCACCCGAGGGGGAGCCCTGA
- the LOC132215904 gene encoding antibacterial peptide PMAP-23-like isoform X1, which translates to MATQRNSLCWGRWPLLLLLLGLAMPLPPAAARALSYQEAVRLAVQGFNQRSREASLYRLLQLDPQPQGDLNPDTPKPVTFTLKETVCPRTTRQPPEECDFKENGLVKVCAGTVALDQDTGYYDVRCPEIKDVAIWPWVQGGLILWNNRRPIGRGIQKAGRGIKRIFSKRSAEQEP; encoded by the exons ATGGCGACCCAGAGGAACAGCCTGTGCTGGGGGCGctggccgctgctgctgctgctgctgggcctggccATGCCCCTGCCTCCGGCCGCTGCCCGGGCCCTGAGCTACCAGGAGGCGGTGCGCCTGGCTGTACAGGGCTTCAACCAGCGCTCCCGGGAGGCCAGCCTCTACCGCCTCCTGCAGCTGGACCCGCAGCCCCAGGgc GACCTGAACCCAGACACCCCGAAGCCGGTGACCTTCACCCTGAAGGAGACCGTGTGCCCCAGGACCACGCGGCAGCCCCCCGAGGAGTGTGACTTCAAGGAGAACGGg CTGGTGAAGGTGTGCGCGGGGACCGTCGCCCTGGACCAGGACACCGGCTACTATGACGTCCGCTGCCCAGAG ATCAAGGATGTCGCAATCTGGCCCTGGGTTCAGGGGGGCCTAATCCTCTGGAACAACAGACGCCCGATTGGGAGAGGGATCcagaaggctggcaggggaatcaAGAGGATTTTCTCTAAACGTTCCGCTGAGCAAGAGCCCTGA